The stretch of DNA GGCCGCTGGCGAGGAGAATGTCGGGATGCATGCGCGGACGAGCGTCTCTTGCCCGGTTGCGGCATCGGCGACACCCATGTAGCTGAGCAACATCGGTTTTGAGTTGCCAGTTCTGATCTCCATCAGCAATTCCGAAGTACGTTGGGGATCGACGAGCGCTGACCGCGCGATAAGCAACAGCAACCCGTCGCAGTTCGGATCTTTCACTGCAAGTTCCACCAGTTTGACGTAGGTTTCGGCGCTACCGTCACCGATCAGGTCCTCGAACTGGTCCTTGCCTCGGGACATTTCCGCAACTTGCGCCCGGGTTTCTGGCGAAGGCTGCGCTAACACTACCCCCGACCGCACCACCATATCTCCTGCCAGCACTGCGGGACCGTCCGCATTGCTCACGACCATGAGCCTGGGTCCTTGCGGTCGCGGTTGCTTTGACAAGGCGTCGGCGGTGTAGAACAGGTCTTCCAGGTTGTCCACCTGGAGCACCCCTACCCTGCGGAACGCCGCCGCCAATACATCGTCGTCGCTGAGTACACAGCGAGAATTCCATGCGACGGCACCGATGGCGCTCGCATCTCGCCCGGTCTTCATGACGATGATGGGTTTGTCAAGCGCCACTTCGCGCGCCGCCGAGATCAGCGAACGCGCATCCCCGACCGAGCTTATCTGCATAATGATCGTTCGCGTATACGGATCGCTACCGAAGTAGTCGATCATGTTTCCCCAGCTGACGTTCAGCATTGTTCCAAGGCACGCGAATGCACTGAATCCGACGATATGCTTAAGACTCCAGTCCAAGACGAATCTGCTCAGCGTCGCGCTCTCGCCAAGAAAAGCTACCGTTCCCCCTAAGGGCATCGGCAGGCCTAAGGTGGCATTGAGGCCGATGATCGGATTTAGAACCCCAAGTGAGTTGGGGCCAATCACGCGCGTTCGGCTCCCGGCCAGAACAGCTCGCATCCGCTCCAGCATCTGGCTACGTTCCGTTCCCTTTGTCCCGAAGCCGCTGGAGAGCAAAATTACTCCCCTAACATTCTTTTCGACGCATTGTTCGATTAAATCGGGCGCGCCTTCCGGTGGTGCGATTACGATGGCGAGATCCACCTTCCCTGGAATTGCAGCGAGAGTCCTATACGAGTTTTGCGACTGCAATGAGTTCTCCCGCTGGACAACCCACGTCGTGCCCCGAAACTCGCTCGACGCCAGAGCGGCTTCTGTCATCTGAGCGATGGTTTCGTGGCCGCCTCCGTCGACGATCGCGATCGTTCTTGGCTTAAAAATCCCTTCGAGCGAGCCGGCATTGATGGCTGACGGTACCGCTAGAGCATTCCATTCCGGGCCAGTATGGGTTGTTGCTCCGATCATGCCTCCTCCTCCTCACCGGCAGCACGTCCTCAGCAGACGTTCGACCGCAGAGCCACCTTGCAACAAGAGGCGAGCTCGCAAGTTTGGTTGAGTCTCGTCCTCGCCTATGCTACTTAAAGATTCCCACCCGAACAAACATCTGCGTGCCACCACCCGTTTCGTTGAACGCCTGCGATATCAATGCGACGGTTTGCTGGTTGACTTAAAGATGGCGCTGAGCTGACGGATGGTCAGCGCGCCGCGATGGGCGGACAGCTGCTCGTAGACGCCCGGTTGAATTGTCGTGGTCAGATTAGCAGGTCAGAGAACAGCGTCAACATGACATCGGCACCCACCAGCGAAGTTACGCTCAGAGGCCCACAACTTGTGATTTTGAAGTGTGACCGTGTGACCAGAATTGAGTAGAAGTGAGTGTAAATCGTGGTCAAAAGCGGGTACACGAGAATTGCTCACAAAGTAATGAAGAAACGCGGGAACCCGCATAAATACTGGGGTTCCCGCAAGTCTAGCAGTCAGAACGTCAGCTTCAGAGCCATCTGAATGAAGCGGCGCTCATTGGGAATAGTGACTGTCGGCGCTGGGTTGACGCCCTTCTTGCCAACAATCGAGAAGGGAACGCCCGTGCCGAAGTTGCCGGCGTCGGCCTGCCCGGTCTGCACGTAGTAGTTGGAATGGTTGAACAAGTTGTAGAACTCGGTGCGGAACTGCAACTTGAACCGTTCGTTGATGGGGAAGTACTTCCCGATGGAGGCGTTGATGTTGTACCAGCCCGGACCGCGGAACATGTTGCGCCCCGACATGTTCGACGGGTAGCGGCAGTTCTGGCCGGTGGAGATGAGGTGGCCTGCGGCATTGGTCGTCATGTCGCAAGTTGGCAACTCACCCGATCCAACCAGCGGGTCGACATAAGTGTTCGAACCCGGCAGATTGAGGTAGGCAAAAGTATTGGGCGCCGTCGGATTCGCGGTGCTCGTGCTGCCCGAGAAAGCAAAGGCGGCGCTCGGAATATAGCGAGAGGCTATGGTGTCCGAACCCAGGAACCCGTTGCTGTCAAAAATTGTGAACGGATTGCCGGTATGTGCGGTGAAGATGGGTGCGAACTCCCAGCCATCCGCCACCTGCTTGAGCACTCCATGCGTGCCCTTGGCGTACGGCAACGTCCAGACCGCGCTCAAGGCGATGCGATGCCGTGCATCAAAATCAGCCGTGCCCTTGTCCACACGAGGATTGAAGGGATCCAGCAATCCGAGGAAGCCCTCGGCCTGCGGGGTCTCGCTGAAGGTTGAGCTGATGTTGTCGATGGCGTGCGAGAAGGTGTAGTTAGCGGTGATGTCCAGACCCTGATGGAACAGGTTGCTGGAAACGAAGCGCGTGTTCAGCGCGTTGTAATAGGAGAAGCCGTTGGCACCGCGGGTGTTCATGTTGCCGTATTGACGGTTAAGGCGGTCACCGGCATTGATGGTGGGATCAGATCCCAGGTAAATCACACCGTAACCGGCCTGGTTGTTGTTCTCGATCGAATACAGGTGGATGCCGTGTGTACCGCTGTATTCCAGGGCAACGAGCGAGTGACCAAGAACTTGCCGCTGCAACGACAGGTTCCACATTTCCGTGTAAGCGGTGGGCAGATCCTGGCGGACGTAGCGGAGGCTAGGCGGAGGCAACGCCTTCGTGCCGGTGCCTGCGAACGGCCCCAGGTTATCGGTGGTAATCGGTCCACCCGGAGTGAACAGTCCGTTGAACTGACCCGGGGGGTTCTGGATCACGTTGAAGGTGACGTTGCCAAAGTTACGCTCGTAGGCCATACCAAAGCCGCCGCGGAGGGAGGTCTTGCCATCTCCGAAGACATCCAGTGCAAAACCGACACGCGGGGCGAAGTTGTGATACTGCGGGTTCCACAATCCACCCACCGGACTCGCCGGGCTGTTGGCGGTGGCATCGACCGTGTACACCTGCCCGTTGCGGATTTTGTCGAAGTATGTTGCCCCCGATCCGAACACGAAGTTGGAATCCAGAGCAGCATCCTTGTTGTGCTGTACGCCGTAGTACTCCCAGCGCAGCCCCAGATTCAGCGTTAAGCGTGGGTTGAGCTTAAAGTTGTCCTGAGCATAGAACGCCATGTCGTTGTAGCGGTTGCTGCGCGAGAAGGAAGGCTGTCCGGTGGGCAGATTGATGGTGCAGGCAGGAGTTTGCTGAACCACTCCCGCCGCGTCTCTTATGCAAGGGAATTTTCCCTGTGGATCAACAACCACCTGGAACCAACCCGCCTGACCAGCTAACAGGTTCTCCAAATCGCCCGGCACGCCTCCTGTTCCGTTGAGCGCCTGTACGGCATTCTCGTAAGCACCGAACGTACGGTTATCGCGCGTATAGACGTATTCTCCACCGAAGTGGAATTCGTGCTTGCCTTTGGTCCAGGTGAACGCATGCGAGAACTCGGCGACGTTCTGCGGACCGCCAAAGGGAATACTGTTCCCCGGGGTTAACTGCGCGTAGCCCGGAAGGCTGATCGGGATCCCATTCACCGTAATTGCGGTGCTGGAATTGAAATACAGAGTGGGCTGAACCGGCTGAGTGGATGCCAGCGGCTGCTGGATGTTCAGGCGGTTAAACAGCACTTTCGTGTCACTCACCAGCCGCGGACTCCAAACATGGGTCAGCGAGTACATGAAGTTGTTGTTGAAATCGGTCTGGCCGGTATCGAATCCGGCATACGGGCTGTTGTTGACGGTTCCGGCAAAGAGAGTGCGATTGAACAGCGCGTAGCGGCCGAACATGCTGGTCTTGTCGGAGAGTTGGAAGTCAATCCGGTTAATGGTGTTGTAGTTGTTATTGGGATTGCCGCCACCGGAATCCGAAGGAACCGGATAGCTGACGACGTCAAACACCGGCGCACTGGTGCCATAAGCGGCAAGGTTGGGAGTAGCAGCGCTGGGATTGATGTTCAGCGACGCCAGGTTGAGCGTCTGCGTTTGCACCAGTCCGGAACGCAATGTCTGACTGGCGAAAAAGGCCTGGGAATTGGGCGCGGCCGCTGCCAGGAAAGCGGGATCCATGATCGCTGTGCGGGCATTGGCATTGCTGCGCACCCGCTGCCATTCTGTGCTGCTGAAGAAGAACAGCTTGTTCTTGATGATCGGCCCGCCGACCGCATACCCGAACTGATTGCGCGTGTACTTCGCCTTATCAACGCCGTTGGCGTTGTCGTCGTAATCATTCGAGGTCAGCGCCGAGACTCGGTTGAACTCATACAGCGAACCATGGAAGCTGTTGGTGCCGGACTTGGTGACCACGTTCACCACCCCGCCTGAGGCGCGGCCGTATTCAGCCGAGAAATTGCTGCTGGTGACCGTGAATTGTTCCACCGAGTCCAGCGGAACGGGCTGTCCTACGCGGGAGGTGTAGAGATCGACGTTCTCACCGCCATCCAGCAGGATGTCGGTGCTGGCCGAGCGCTGACCATTGACCGAAACGCCGGCGCCGCGCACGATCTGATCCCGCCCGCCGGTTCCGCCGGAAGGATCGGTGTTTACGTTGCCAAGGGTCTGCACGAAGTCATAGGGATCACGGGTGAGTGAAGGAAGCTGGGCCACCTTCTTGGTGTCTACCACCTGGGAAAGCGATGAGCTTTCGGTGTCTACCTGCGTCTCCGTCTGACCCACCACTTCAACGGTGGTCTCGGTTCCGGCCGCTTTGAGCTGAATGTCTAGACTGCTGCGGATACCCGGGGAGATGGAAAACTTCTGGGCCACATCGCCGAATCCCTTTTGCGAAACCTTCACCTCATAATTGCCCGGGGCCAGGTTGGGCACACTGTAACCCCCGCCGCTATCGCTGACGGTGGAGCGAACGGCATTCGTATCTGTAGAGCGAACTGAAACGGTGGCGCCGACCACGACTGCACCTGAGGCGTCAGTCACGGTGCCGCCAATACTGCCCTTTTCGAATTGGGCTAGAGATACTTGCGTGAACGCAAGCAACAGCAGCAGAGCGCTGACGAATCCCCGCATCAGCCGGGTTCGCCCGCAATTGGTGTGCGAGTGTATCTTCATCTCTCCTCCTGAAAACGACATGAAAGGGGAATAACTTTTGACGGCTACAAATTCAGCCGTCCAACGTGCCTGCAACCTGCCTACGATTCAGCGATCAGGTGTCCAGCAGCTCGACGGGTGGTACCTCCGGTTGCGATACGTCGCAACAGGTGCTCCCATCGTTTTCGCCGCAGAACTCGGCATATGGCAGGTTCGTCCCGAAGAGTGCAGTTCAAGCACCCAAGTCTGTTCATGGGCAACAGCTGGGGACTAGCAAGATTTCTACAGGGACCGGCTGGGAGATAATCGGGACCTTCTCAAGCAAGTTGCAACTGGATCCTGGCTCACCAACAACCAACTTCAGGGACACGAAATTCCGGTTCTCGTATCGGAAACAAGCTTGTTCCCGATTACCGTAGACCGTGTTGGGTTGAATTTCGTGTCGGCAGGGACAGAAATCCTGTCTGCTGTGATCAGGCCCCGGGAAAAGGCCCTACCAGATCCTGTAGGAACACCCGGCAAGCTTTATGCGGAATGGGAGGTCTTAACGAAACAATAATTTGGGGGTGCGCGTGTCTCTCCACCGCGGATTGCCCCAGAATCGCCCGGTGTGGTTTCGGCGCTAAGCTGGGATTTCTCGCATCGCTTGTCCTTTATATGCGAGCCAGCACACGAAAGGGCAGAGTTACGATCGCCCAAACCAGCTTCAACACTCCTTCCACCGCGATGCCGATGACTCGGAAGGGAAGCAGGATCAGCCAGACAAAGGGATAGAGAACCAGCGCCAGTAATGCCAGCGGCCAGCACAGCACAAATAGAAGACACCAGAGCAGAAATGAAAGCATAAGTGCGCCTCTAAGGATGATTACGCTAGAGGCAGTCTTCCGGTTCCGCAAAAACGTCCTGCTGGAGGTGGGTCCATGCGAGGTTTGTGGGGGACGGGCAATCTGGCCTGTCCGCACCGGGAGATGGAATTCGCTAGACGCTGGCAGGAGCCTCAGCCTCCGCGAACCGCTTCAGCGATTCCGCATAGGGAGGCTTCGCTACGCCACGTTCGGTAACGATGGCGGTAATGTATTTGTTGGGCGTGATGTCGAAGGCCGGATTCTCGATCTTGACCCCATCGGGGGCGATCTGCTTCCCTCCGATATGCGTCACCTCGCGCGCCGAACGCTGCTCGATAGGAATCTTGTTGCCATCGGGAGTGTCCATATCGACGCTCGACCAGGGGGCAGCCACATAAAAGGGAATGCCATGCTCGTGTGCGAGGATCGCGACCGTGTAGGTGCCGATCTTATTGGCGATGTCGCCATTGGCAGCAATGCGATCCGCACCCAGAACCACCGCGGCAATCTTTCCTTGCCGCATCATCGCGCCGGCCATGTTGTCGGCGATCAGAGTGGTTGGGATGCCATCTTTGACCAGTTCCCACGCCGTAAGGCGTGAGCCCTGCAGGAATGGACGAGTCTCGTCGGCATAGACCTGCAATTTCTTTCCCGACTCGACCGCAGCTCGAATCACTCCTAAGGCAGTGCCGTAGCCGCACGTTGCCAGCGCTCCGGCATTGCAGTGGGTGAGCACCCCGCCGCTGGCCGGCAATAGCACAGCGCCATTGCGACCCAGCGCTTCATTGGCGGCAATGTCCTCGAGATACATGCGCTGTGCTTCGGTGATAAGCGCCTGTTTGATCTGGGGAATGGGCAAATCCGAGATCAGCTCGAAGCGATCCTGCATGCGGCGAATGGCCCAGAACAGATTCACCGCAGTGGGACGCGTTTCCGCCATGGTGTCGCAGATCTGGTCGAATTCGCGTCGCAGTTCCGCGACGTGATCGGCTTCCGCATCGCGCATTCCGAGTCCGATGCCCATCGCGGCTGCTACGCCAATAGCAGGCGCCCCACGCACGACCATGTTGCGGATGGCATCGGCAACCTCTTCGTAGTTCGAGCAGGTGACATACACTTCTTCTGTCGGAAGCTTCGTCTGATCGATGAAGCGCACGCCCGCGTCAGTCCATTCCAGAGTTTTGATCATAGCTGTGATCAGGAATTCAGTATCTGTTATATCCAGTCTAAACGAGAGGATGGGGATTCGTCGCTGAGTGCAACGTCAGCCGTTCCGTAACTGCTGCAGGTGTTCCGCCCGCACGTCTGCCGCCGTGAAGATGCTGAAGAACGGTGCTGGAGCCGCGGCTTTCTCCACATTCAAGCGGCCACCTGCTTCCTCGCGCTCGACCAGGCAGATCACACCGGCAACCTCGAACCCGAATTCGCGCGCCGCTTCAATGGCCTGAATCGTGGAAGCGCCGGTCGTGCAGACGTCGTCCACAATCACTACCTTAGCGCCTTTCTCATGGAAGCCTTCGATGCGCTGCGCCATGCCGTGCTCTTTCTGAACCTTACGCACCAGGAAGCCGTCGAGGATTCGCGTGTCGGCGGGACCAGGGCAGGTATCGGGACGAGGTTTGCGTTCCTGCGCTTGCTGTGCCGTGAGCATCGCCACCGCAACCACGATGGGATCGGCGCCCAATGTCATGCCACCGATAGCCTGTACTTCCCAGCCGTGGCGGTAAATTTCGTCCAGCACTACTCGGCCCGTGAGACGCGCGCCCTCGGCGCTTAGCGTAGTGAGCCTGCAATCGATGTAGTAATCGCTGGTGGCGCCCGAAGAGAGCTTGAATTGGCCCAGACGAAACGATTTACTGGCGAGCAGAGACAGAAGCTGCTGGCGCGGCGTCGTGACCACAAAATTACATTAGCACAATTGCTTGGGCACGCCGGTTTGCCGCTGTAATGAGCAATCAGCAGTCAACAGTCCCACAGACTACCCCGCCCAAGCTGCGCTTGAACGGGGCACCCTCAGGAGTATCGTGAACGCGCGAACTGCTGATTGCTGACCGCTGACACCGCTTCTCAGGTTGCCTTTTCCAGATGCCGGAAGTGATCGGTACTCAGATAGAGCAGCGTGAAGAGCGTGGCGTTGTAGCCTACGTGGATCAGGAAGCTGGTGGCCACAGAGCCGGTACGTGCGCGAATAATTGTCAGTACCAGTCCCACGCCGAACAGCAGCAGCAGTGGAGCCCAGGCCGCCGCCAATTGAGAGGCGTGGATCAGCGCGAATCCCAGGGCTGTCAGTCCGATTGCCAGCCACAGCGGCAAATGCCGCGCCAGCACCGGATACAGAAAGCCGCGAAAGAACAGCTCTTCCATCAACGGCGCCAGTGTCACTCCGAAGATGGCCATCAGCCAGACGCCCGAAGTGTCGGTGAAATACTGCTCGATGGGCAGCGATTTGGGTATCGGCAGATAAGCAGAAGAAAATTGGACCGCGAGGGCCAGCGCAAATCCGGTGAGCAGATATCCCACGCCGACCGAGGGCCAGCGCCACTTGACGCTTTGCCAGAATGGCCGCCCTCGTTGGTGCAACAGAACCACCATGAAACCGAGAGTCAGAAAGTAAGCCGCAGCTTGGCCGGGAAGGATGATCTTGGGATTGCGCGCAGCGTCCGCGGTGGACATGCTCGGGGCAAAGCGGTGACTGGCGATGGAAAACGAGATGGACGTAAAGAAGAAGATAGCCACCACCGTGAGTAGCGCCATGCGGACGACGTCCATGAACGTCCAGGGGAGGCTGTCTGGCTGTGGCGGCTGCACCTGAACGGGGACAGGACTAAGCGATCCGGATTCCTGCTCCGCGGGCAGCAGCGGCGAATTGTCAGGCGCGGACATAGTTCCTAACAGAACTTTATTGGATGCGGCAAGCGGAAGGGAAGCAGGAAGTTTATGGGAGAGCTGCACCGCGTGGGACGCCCGCACGTAACTTGGATTAATCCTTGAATTCGCCCTAGAGTGATATCTGAAATGGGCAAAATCAAAATTCGGGTGGAGACCCTTCTTACCGGGCTAATCGTGTCCCTCACAATTGTCCTTCTCACGTTGGGCAATTACCACGAGCAGCATAAGGCGATGGCGCTCAGCGCACGCGGTGGTTCATTACTCGGGATAGACCCCAACTATGTTTCCCCTCTGACCGAGCTTGCGCATGGCATAACGATTCCCAGTTTTTTGCCAGCTGCTGTACTAGGAAAGGCCTTGGGAGGATTTACTCTGGGTGGCCACTACGTCGAGGCTAGGGATCTGGTTTTTGTCCCTCTAGCCGCGTTCTGGTGGTACGTGCTCGCCAGCTTTGTGCGGCATCGCGCAGAATTTGGCAAGAATCGAATACTCGGTGCGCCCCTGCGTCTACTCTCCACAGTAACGATTGCGGTAGCGTGCTGGGTCGGGATCTCCTTCATACGATTGCGACCAATTGAGGGTGGTTGGATCGTTGTATGGGGATTCTTGGGAATCGCCTATCTGTATCGAAGGGAACTCCGTTCATTCCTCTTGCGCTCCCACTCTTCCTACGCCGAATGATTCCTCGAATTGCCGAAATATCTCGTTAAAGCCTGGCCGGTGTATGACTTCTTCACTCGCGCCACCTGTTCGGGCGTGCCCTTGGCCACGATGCGGCCGCCGTCTTCGCCGCCCTCGGGACCGAGGTCGATGATCCAATCGGCGTTGCGGATAACATCCAGATTGTGCTCGATGATGATGACCGTGTTCCCCAGATCCGTGAGGCGGTGCAGCACGTCCAGCAGCTTCCGCACATCGTCAAAGTGCAAGCCGGTGGTCGGCTCATCGAGCAGATAGAGCGTGCGGCCAGTCTGGCGCTTGCTCAGCTCGCGAGCGAGCTTGATGCGCTGCGCTTCGCCGCCTGAGAGTGTCACCGCCGACTGCCCGAGATGGATGTAGCCCAGCCCCACATCCACCAGCGTCTGCAGCTTCTGGCGAATCTGCGGGAAGTTCTCGAGAACCGGCAGAGCATCGGAAACCGGGGTTTCCAGCAGATCGGCGATGGAGTAGCCGTTATATCGCACGGCGAGGGTTTCGTGATTGTAGCGGCGGCCGCCGCATACCTCGCACAGCACGTACACGTCGGGCAGGAAATTCATTTCAATGCGGCGCTGGCCTTCTCCCTGGCAAGCCTCGCAGCGGCCCCCCGCGACGTTAAAGGAGAAGCGACCGGCTTTGTAGCCGCGCTCACGCGATTCCGGCAGCATGGCGTAGAGCTCGCGGATGTGCGTGAACACCCCGGTGTAGGTGGCGGGATTCGACCGCGGAGTGCGCCCAATCGGAGACTGATCGATGCGAATGACCTTGTCCAGATTCTCAGTTCCCGAGATTGCCTTGTGCGCTCCGGGCTCTTCGCGCGAGCGGTAGAGTTTGCGCGCCAGCGCGCGATAAAGAATGTCATTCACCAGCGTGGATTTTCCCGATCCCGAAACTCCGGTGACCACGGTTATCACGCCCAGGGGAAAGGCGACATCGAGATGCTTAAGGTTATTCTCTGAGGCGCCCAGAACCGATAGAGCGTTGCCGTTGGGCTGGCGCCGCTCGGCGCGCATCTCGATCTGCGCGCGACCGGAGATGTACTGGCCGGTGAGCGAAGCCGTGCTCTGCATGATGTCTCCGGGCGGGCCTGCGGCCACCAGGCCGCCGCCATGGCGTCCTGCGCCAGGACCAAGATCGATCACGTAGTCGGCACGACGTATCGTCTCTTCATCGTGCTCGACTACGAGCACCGTATTTCCCAGGTCGCGCAGCGATTCGAGCGACGAAAGCAGGCGGGCATTGTCGCGATGATGCAAGCCGATCGAGGGCTCATCCAGAACGTAAAGCACACCCCGCAATCGCGAACCAATCTGCGTTGCCAGGCGAATGCGCTGGCCCTCGCCGCCGGACAAAGTTGCAGCCGAGCGGTCCAGTGAGATGTAGCCCAGCCCCACGTGATTCAAGAAGGAAAGGCGTTCTGCGATCTCTTTGACGATGCGTCCGGCGATCTGCTCCTCGCGTCCGCTCAGCTTGATCTCTGAAACCACTTTCACTGCTCGTGAAACCGGCAGTGCGGTGAAGTCCGCAATCGACATGCCGTTGACCTTCACCGCCAGGCTCTCCGGTCGGAGGCGCCTGCCGTGACACGCCGGGCATGTGGTGGCT from Terriglobales bacterium encodes:
- a CDS encoding GNAT family N-acetyltransferase — encoded protein: MIGATTHTGPEWNALAVPSAINAGSLEGIFKPRTIAIVDGGGHETIAQMTEAALASSEFRGTTWVVQRENSLQSQNSYRTLAAIPGKVDLAIVIAPPEGAPDLIEQCVEKNVRGVILLSSGFGTKGTERSQMLERMRAVLAGSRTRVIGPNSLGVLNPIIGLNATLGLPMPLGGTVAFLGESATLSRFVLDWSLKHIVGFSAFACLGTMLNVSWGNMIDYFGSDPYTRTIIMQISSVGDARSLISAAREVALDKPIIVMKTGRDASAIGAVAWNSRCVLSDDDVLAAAFRRVGVLQVDNLEDLFYTADALSKQPRPQGPRLMVVSNADGPAVLAGDMVVRSGVVLAQPSPETRAQVAEMSRGKDQFEDLIGDGSAETYVKLVELAVKDPNCDGLLLLIARSALVDPQRTSELLMEIRTGNSKPMLLSYMGVADAATGQETLVRACIPTFSSPAAAARVFRYMWRYSYDLQALYETPIAHVAGEQFGAQKAIGELLEDVRRAGRKTLSPREVSTVLQAYGINASDHGATEQGGYRAKLASQVDPEFGPVLIFGSADRGKHAYGDAVVALPPLNTTLACRMLEQSKFYAALRSECDPALLKRLHSLLVGFSELIVEQPWIKQFEINPLTIGPDQVVAAGGWCEMCGNELGEGELARPAIRPYPVQYASSWTMKNGEQVMIRPIRADDEPLMIKFHQGLSDRSVYLRYFQHVKLSTRTAHDRLVRVCFLDYDREIALLAEQWNASSQERRVIGVGTLQKLFPKSEGEVAVLVSDDYHGQGLGKELIARLVSFARDERLQVVSATTMIENAGMCAVFKKLGFQLSTDFEEQLVTAKLDLGKSSC
- a CDS encoding carboxypeptidase regulatory-like domain-containing protein, with amino-acid sequence MKIHSHTNCGRTRLMRGFVSALLLLLAFTQVSLAQFEKGSIGGTVTDASGAVVVGATVSVRSTDTNAVRSTVSDSGGGYSVPNLAPGNYEVKVSQKGFGDVAQKFSISPGIRSSLDIQLKAAGTETTVEVVGQTETQVDTESSSLSQVVDTKKVAQLPSLTRDPYDFVQTLGNVNTDPSGGTGGRDQIVRGAGVSVNGQRSASTDILLDGGENVDLYTSRVGQPVPLDSVEQFTVTSSNFSAEYGRASGGVVNVVTKSGTNSFHGSLYEFNRVSALTSNDYDDNANGVDKAKYTRNQFGYAVGGPIIKNKLFFFSSTEWQRVRSNANARTAIMDPAFLAAAAPNSQAFFASQTLRSGLVQTQTLNLASLNINPSAATPNLAAYGTSAPVFDVVSYPVPSDSGGGNPNNNYNTINRIDFQLSDKTSMFGRYALFNRTLFAGTVNNSPYAGFDTGQTDFNNNFMYSLTHVWSPRLVSDTKVLFNRLNIQQPLASTQPVQPTLYFNSSTAITVNGIPISLPGYAQLTPGNSIPFGGPQNVAEFSHAFTWTKGKHEFHFGGEYVYTRDNRTFGAYENAVQALNGTGGVPGDLENLLAGQAGWFQVVVDPQGKFPCIRDAAGVVQQTPACTINLPTGQPSFSRSNRYNDMAFYAQDNFKLNPRLTLNLGLRWEYYGVQHNKDAALDSNFVFGSGATYFDKIRNGQVYTVDATANSPASPVGGLWNPQYHNFAPRVGFALDVFGDGKTSLRGGFGMAYERNFGNVTFNVIQNPPGQFNGLFTPGGPITTDNLGPFAGTGTKALPPPSLRYVRQDLPTAYTEMWNLSLQRQVLGHSLVALEYSGTHGIHLYSIENNNQAGYGVIYLGSDPTINAGDRLNRQYGNMNTRGANGFSYYNALNTRFVSSNLFHQGLDITANYTFSHAIDNISSTFSETPQAEGFLGLLDPFNPRVDKGTADFDARHRIALSAVWTLPYAKGTHGVLKQVADGWEFAPIFTAHTGNPFTIFDSNGFLGSDTIASRYIPSAAFAFSGSTSTANPTAPNTFAYLNLPGSNTYVDPLVGSGELPTCDMTTNAAGHLISTGQNCRYPSNMSGRNMFRGPGWYNINASIGKYFPINERFKLQFRTEFYNLFNHSNYYVQTGQADAGNFGTGVPFSIVGKKGVNPAPTVTIPNERRFIQMALKLTF
- the mtnA gene encoding S-methyl-5-thioribose-1-phosphate isomerase, whose amino-acid sequence is MIKTLEWTDAGVRFIDQTKLPTEEVYVTCSNYEEVADAIRNMVVRGAPAIGVAAAMGIGLGMRDAEADHVAELRREFDQICDTMAETRPTAVNLFWAIRRMQDRFELISDLPIPQIKQALITEAQRMYLEDIAANEALGRNGAVLLPASGGVLTHCNAGALATCGYGTALGVIRAAVESGKKLQVYADETRPFLQGSRLTAWELVKDGIPTTLIADNMAGAMMRQGKIAAVVLGADRIAANGDIANKIGTYTVAILAHEHGIPFYVAAPWSSVDMDTPDGNKIPIEQRSAREVTHIGGKQIAPDGVKIENPAFDITPNKYITAIVTERGVAKPPYAESLKRFAEAEAPASV
- the pyrE gene encoding orotate phosphoribosyltransferase, which produces MVTTPRQQLLSLLASKSFRLGQFKLSSGATSDYYIDCRLTTLSAEGARLTGRVVLDEIYRHGWEVQAIGGMTLGADPIVVAVAMLTAQQAQERKPRPDTCPGPADTRILDGFLVRKVQKEHGMAQRIEGFHEKGAKVVIVDDVCTTGASTIQAIEAAREFGFEVAGVICLVEREEAGGRLNVEKAAAPAPFFSIFTAADVRAEHLQQLRNG
- a CDS encoding CPBP family intramembrane glutamic endopeptidase, whose amino-acid sequence is MSAPDNSPLLPAEQESGSLSPVPVQVQPPQPDSLPWTFMDVVRMALLTVVAIFFFTSISFSIASHRFAPSMSTADAARNPKIILPGQAAAYFLTLGFMVVLLHQRGRPFWQSVKWRWPSVGVGYLLTGFALALAVQFSSAYLPIPKSLPIEQYFTDTSGVWLMAIFGVTLAPLMEELFFRGFLYPVLARHLPLWLAIGLTALGFALIHASQLAAAWAPLLLLFGVGLVLTIIRARTGSVATSFLIHVGYNATLFTLLYLSTDHFRHLEKAT
- the uvrA gene encoding excinuclease ABC subunit UvrA, coding for MAIQKISVRGARQHNLKNIDVEIPRNTLTVITGLSGSGKSSLAFDTIYAEGQRRYVETLSAYARQFLDQMERPDVDAIDGLSPSISIEQKTTSRSPRSTVGTITEIYDYLRLLYASIGVPHCPQCGRAISRQSAEQIVARVMALKPEDRVMILAPIVRGRKGEFKKEMEKLVQHGFTRARIDGELRNMEEDIRLDKRKNHTVEVVIDRLLVKPGIEHRLEQSVALAMKLAAGLVQVAVVGGEEHLYSERLACPDCGISVPVLEPRSFSFNSVYGACPECHGLGSKYDFDPAKVIVDWSKPILDGALGPGSGSTNLHHMVQIAAAAYDIDLRTPFEKLSAKDQNLLLYGPDAGEPRKTGFRGILDYLKQNMEEATSESYREWLLTYMSATTCPACHGRRLRPESLAVKVNGMSIADFTALPVSRAVKVVSEIKLSGREEQIAGRIVKEIAERLSFLNHVGLGYISLDRSAATLSGGEGQRIRLATQIGSRLRGVLYVLDEPSIGLHHRDNARLLSSLESLRDLGNTVLVVEHDEETIRRADYVIDLGPGAGRHGGGLVAAGPPGDIMQSTASLTGQYISGRAQIEMRAERRQPNGNALSVLGASENNLKHLDVAFPLGVITVVTGVSGSGKSTLVNDILYRALARKLYRSREEPGAHKAISGTENLDKVIRIDQSPIGRTPRSNPATYTGVFTHIRELYAMLPESRERGYKAGRFSFNVAGGRCEACQGEGQRRIEMNFLPDVYVLCEVCGGRRYNHETLAVRYNGYSIADLLETPVSDALPVLENFPQIRQKLQTLVDVGLGYIHLGQSAVTLSGGEAQRIKLARELSKRQTGRTLYLLDEPTTGLHFDDVRKLLDVLHRLTDLGNTVIIIEHNLDVIRNADWIIDLGPEGGEDGGRIVAKGTPEQVARVKKSYTGQALTRYFGNSRNHSA